In Rutidosis leptorrhynchoides isolate AG116_Rl617_1_P2 chromosome 2, CSIRO_AGI_Rlap_v1, whole genome shotgun sequence, one genomic interval encodes:
- the LOC139888426 gene encoding protein FAR1-RELATED SEQUENCE 5-like, whose protein sequence is MKYAEQLFVYHSSVSNVGPTKAYEVYSNMKGSEKNVHGTADEVAKCNYNEFSDIILFDATCRTNRYNMKFVPFTGIDNHRRCVTVAVRLIRNETAESYTWLLRCFMKTFEKEPNMIVTDQDKSMTIAIKEVFKTAKHRLCMWHIMRKVPSKIQEAIPTIEDEVEKGFKNRLNKLVWNMYIEPNVFEERYEKLMHNFSLKNDS, encoded by the exons ATGAAGTATGCAGAGCAGTTGTTTGTATACCATTCGTCAGTGTCAAATGTTGGTCCAACAAAAGCATACGAAGTTTATAGCAATATGAAAGGGTCTGAGAAAAATGTGCATGGGACT GCCGATGAAGTTGCAAAATGCAACTACAATGAGTTTAGTGACATAATCTTATTTGATGCAACGTGTAGAACGAACAG GTACAACATGAAGTTTGTACCATTTACTGGCATAGATAACCACCGTAGGTGTGTCACTGTTGCTGTGAGATTGATCAGGAATGAAACAGCCGAGAGTTACACATGGCTTCTTAGATGTTTCATGAAGACATTCGAGAAAGAGCCAAACATGATAGTGACAGATCAGGACAAATCAATGACGATAGCGATAAAAGAGGTTTTTAAGACGGCAAAACATAGACTATGCATGTGGCACATTATGCGAAAGGTGCCATCAAAG ATTCAAGAAGCAATTCCTACTATTGAAGATGAAGTAGAAAAAGGCTTCAAGAATAGACTTAATAAGCTTGTTTGGAATATGTACATCGAACCAAATGTTTTTGAAGAAAGATATGAAAAGTTGATGCACAATTTCTCATTGAAAAATGATAGTTAG